From the Lathyrus oleraceus cultivar Zhongwan6 chromosome 4, CAAS_Psat_ZW6_1.0, whole genome shotgun sequence genome, one window contains:
- the LOC127135701 gene encoding uncharacterized protein LOC127135701, whose product MDSTNPNDEANSSTPPTQIENTCKLNPNAQEWEGTSKKKLNPNAQEWTRVKQEDRCLFLTLSKNNTSTTTRDIHTYFTKTYGDCLQSIVMFGGQDSPLCAKVFFKSSIIPMMFLDKSNEVYIHIKGQTVLCKKYNPKKKQHH is encoded by the exons ATGGATTCTACAAACCCAAACGATGAAGCCAATAGTTCAACTCCTCCAACACAAATCGAAAATACATGCAAGCTAAATCCAAATGCACAAGAGTGGGAAGGAACCAGCAAAAAAAAGCTAAACCCAAATGCACAAGAGTGGACTCGAGTAAAGCAAGAGGATAGATGTCTCTTCTTAACACTTTCAAAAAATAACACATCAACCACAACTAGAGATATACATACCTACTTTACCAA AACATATGGTGACTGCCTGCAATCAATTGTGATGTTTGGAGGTCAAGATTCACCACTTTGTGCTAAAGTGTTTTTCAAGTCTTCAATTATACCAATGATGTTTTTGGACAAATCAAATGAAGTTTATATACACATTAAAGGCCAGACAGTGTTGTGCAAGAAGTATAATCCAAAGAAGAAACAACACCATTAA